From Acinetobacter suaedae, one genomic window encodes:
- a CDS encoding alpha/beta fold hydrolase, translating into MNSALQFNVSPYTAFMQETKVSLGNGIELHVEIGGNPEHPTVLLIMGLGAQMLFWPDFFCKALIDQGFRVIRFDNRDIGLSSKIRNKGKRLNTMKLMGRFMFGLGNEGAPYTLYDMADDVAMLIDQLGIEKTYLLGASMGGMISQIVAAKYPEKVEKVGLLFTSNNQPFLPFPYPKQLFSLLGRPPARDEESIVNHSLRVFQIIGSPGYVNQVEAIQTIRKLYRRSFYPAGVLQQFLAILCTGSLLPLNKNTTQPTLVVHGSKDRLLPPSHGKAVAKAITGAKFELIHGMGHDIPAHFIPQLSDLFVHHFRSSH; encoded by the coding sequence ATGAACAGTGCCCTTCAATTTAATGTGTCGCCTTATACTGCATTTATGCAAGAGACCAAAGTAAGTTTGGGCAATGGTATCGAACTCCATGTTGAAATCGGCGGAAACCCTGAACATCCAACAGTTCTGCTCATCATGGGATTAGGTGCACAAATGTTATTTTGGCCTGATTTCTTTTGTAAAGCGCTGATTGACCAAGGGTTTCGTGTGATTCGTTTTGATAATCGTGATATTGGTTTATCTTCAAAAATTAGAAATAAAGGTAAAAGACTCAATACAATGAAACTCATGGGACGTTTCATGTTTGGGCTTGGCAATGAAGGTGCGCCTTATACACTGTACGATATGGCAGATGATGTCGCTATGCTCATTGACCAATTGGGTATTGAAAAAACCTATCTACTAGGTGCATCGATGGGCGGCATGATTTCTCAAATCGTTGCGGCGAAATACCCTGAAAAGGTAGAAAAAGTTGGGCTATTGTTTACGAGTAACAATCAACCTTTCCTTCCGTTCCCTTATCCAAAACAACTTTTCAGTTTATTGGGAAGGCCTCCAGCACGTGATGAAGAGTCAATTGTTAATCATAGTCTAAGAGTATTTCAAATTATTGGTTCACCTGGTTATGTGAATCAAGTTGAAGCAATTCAAACCATTCGAAAATTATATCGCCGTAGTTTTTATCCAGCGGGTGTACTTCAACAATTTTTAGCAATATTATGTACAGGTTCTTTGTTACCATTGAACAAGAATACCACTCAGCCCACTTTGGTTGTGCACGGTTCAAAAGATCGTTTACTACCACCAAGTCATGGTAAAGCGGTTGCAAAAGCAATTACGGGTGCTAAGTTTGAATTAATTCATGGAATGGGGCATGATATTCCTGCACATTTCATCCCGCAACTTAGCGATTTGTTTGTTCATCATTTTAGATCATCACACTAG
- the rubB gene encoding rubredoxin reductase RubB — translation MHPIVIIGSGMAGYTVAREFRKLSPEQELVMICGDDAVNYAKPTLSNAFAGNKAPEQIALGDAAKMAAQLNMRIEAETWVKEIHAEAHEIVLEKNGETITQPYSKLVLAVGANPIRLAISGDGSDDIHVVNSLIDYRNFRENLAQRKDKRVVILGAGLIGCEFANDLLHSEYDITVIDLAPQPLGRLLPSHVADLFKNNLEQAGIKFVLSTTVEKITKINDGEDYAVTLANGQTLVADIVLSAIGLQPNTALAKSAGIQTSRGVITNTLLETNQADIYAVGDCAEVNGTLLPYVMPIMQQARALAKTLSGQNTAVHYPAMPVAVKTPAAPLTVLPAQLDIDVTWEMEDFEDGMLAKAVDAEGTLRGFVLLGTTAGKQRLTLTKLVPDLIPAQN, via the coding sequence ATGCATCCTATCGTCATCATCGGATCTGGTATGGCTGGTTATACCGTTGCTCGTGAATTTCGCAAACTGAGCCCAGAACAAGAACTTGTTATGATCTGTGGAGATGATGCGGTAAATTATGCAAAACCAACATTATCCAATGCTTTCGCAGGCAATAAAGCACCTGAGCAAATTGCTTTAGGTGATGCTGCTAAAATGGCAGCTCAATTGAATATGCGTATTGAAGCAGAAACGTGGGTCAAAGAAATCCATGCAGAAGCACATGAAATCGTTTTAGAAAAAAATGGTGAGACGATCACGCAACCCTACTCTAAACTTGTTCTTGCAGTCGGTGCGAATCCAATCCGTCTAGCTATTTCAGGTGATGGCAGTGATGATATTCATGTCGTTAACTCATTGATTGACTATCGTAACTTCCGTGAAAACCTTGCCCAACGTAAAGATAAACGTGTTGTTATTTTAGGTGCTGGCTTGATTGGATGTGAGTTTGCCAATGATTTATTGCATAGCGAATATGATATTACAGTAATCGATCTTGCCCCACAACCATTGGGACGTTTATTGCCTAGTCATGTTGCAGATTTATTCAAAAACAACTTAGAACAAGCTGGAATTAAATTTGTCCTTTCAACAACAGTTGAAAAAATTACCAAAATTAATGATGGTGAAGATTACGCTGTAACACTTGCAAATGGACAAACCTTGGTTGCAGATATCGTTTTATCAGCAATTGGTTTACAACCAAATACAGCCCTAGCAAAATCAGCAGGGATTCAAACAAGTCGTGGCGTCATCACCAATACTTTATTAGAAACCAATCAAGCAGATATCTACGCGGTTGGTGACTGTGCTGAAGTCAACGGAACTTTACTTCCTTATGTGATGCCAATCATGCAACAAGCTCGAGCATTGGCTAAAACTTTAAGTGGTCAAAACACTGCCGTACACTATCCAGCGATGCCTGTTGCAGTAAAAACTCCTGCAGCACCACTCACTGTTTTACCAGCCCAATTAGATATTGATGTGACTTGGGAAATGGAAGACTTTGAAGATGGAATGTTAGCAAAAGCAGTTGATGCAGAAGGCACATTAAGAGGCTTTGTACTTTTAGGTACAACAGCTGGAAAACAGCGTTTGACACTGACCAAACTTGTGCCTGACTTGATTCCTGCACAAAATTAA
- the rubA gene encoding rubredoxin RubA, with the protein MKKYQCIVCGWIYDEAEGWPQDGIAAGTKWEDIPDDWTCPDCGVSKADFEMIEI; encoded by the coding sequence ATGAAAAAATATCAATGTATCGTTTGTGGTTGGATTTACGACGAAGCAGAAGGTTGGCCACAAGACGGCATTGCAGCAGGGACAAAATGGGAAGATATTCCTGATGATTGGACTTGCCCAGATTGCGGTGTTTCAAAAGCCGATTTTGAAATGATTGAAATCTAA
- a CDS encoding SRPBCC family protein: METLLYSIKIHAPQQKVWGVLWDTESYQAWTKFFLCDDSTTSNNASNSTMQSDWKVGGKTYFCDGSGNGMISTIDRLDEPNVIVFKHLGMIIDGKEDLESDLVKSWAGALEKYFLLDLDGDTELHVEVDVQPEYIEMMDKGFKQGLEAVKQMAES, translated from the coding sequence ATGGAAACTTTATTATATAGTATAAAAATTCATGCCCCCCAGCAAAAAGTGTGGGGGGTACTTTGGGATACAGAAAGCTATCAAGCTTGGACAAAATTTTTTCTATGTGATGATTCAACGACGTCAAATAATGCAAGTAATTCAACGATGCAAAGTGACTGGAAAGTAGGAGGAAAAACTTATTTTTGTGATGGAAGTGGAAATGGAATGATTTCGACGATAGATCGTTTGGATGAACCTAATGTAATTGTTTTTAAGCATTTGGGGATGATCATCGATGGTAAAGAGGATTTAGAAAGTGATTTGGTAAAGTCTTGGGCTGGCGCTTTAGAAAAATATTTTCTACTTGATTTGGATGGTGATACTGAATTACATGTCGAAGTAGATGTGCAGCCTGAATATATTGAAATGATGGACAAAGGGTTTAAGCAAGGCTTGGAGGCGGTTAAACAAATGGCTGAAAGTTAA
- the lysS gene encoding lysine--tRNA ligase, with translation MTQQNAQSTSEQTLSENDLIAQRHAKLKQIQETAKQTGKSPWPNTFKREHYTADLQEQFKDQDKAQIEGAEKVYVKVAGRVMLNRGSFIVIQDMTGRIQLYVDRKGLPADVLETIKSLDLGDIIAAEGYIGRSGKGDLYVHLEAFELLTKSLRPLPDKFHGLTDTEAKYRKRYLDLIVNEETRKTFEIRAKVVAGIRAFLTNERFMEVETPMMHVIPGGASAKPFVTHHNALDMELYLRIAPELYLKRLVVGGFERVFEINRNFRNEGVSTRHNPEFTMIEFYQAYADYKDLMELTENMLEKLAIDILGTTDVPYGEEVYSFKGPFKKISMFDAILEHNPDFTPENVNDREFLAKFTQEVLKEQVKPGFGLGKLQTIVFEETVETKLRQPTFITEYPAETSPLARRNDENPHITDRFEFFIGGRELANGFSELNDPIDQAERFQAQVAEKDAGDDEAMHYDADFIEALEYGLPPTAGEGIGIDRLVMLFANAPSIRDVLLFPHMRRKD, from the coding sequence ATGACGCAACAAAACGCTCAATCGACTTCTGAACAAACACTTTCCGAAAACGATTTAATCGCACAGCGTCATGCCAAATTAAAGCAAATTCAAGAGACTGCTAAACAAACGGGTAAGAGTCCTTGGCCTAATACATTTAAACGTGAACACTATACGGCAGATTTACAAGAACAATTTAAAGATCAGGATAAAGCGCAAATCGAAGGTGCTGAAAAAGTTTATGTAAAAGTTGCTGGTCGTGTCATGCTTAACCGTGGATCATTTATTGTGATTCAGGATATGACAGGTCGTATCCAACTTTATGTTGATCGTAAAGGTTTACCAGCAGATGTTCTAGAGACAATTAAAAGTTTAGACCTTGGTGATATTATTGCAGCTGAAGGTTATATCGGGCGTTCTGGGAAAGGTGATTTATATGTGCACCTTGAAGCTTTTGAGTTGCTTACTAAATCGCTTCGTCCACTTCCAGATAAGTTTCATGGTTTAACCGATACTGAAGCGAAATATCGTAAACGTTACTTAGATTTGATCGTAAACGAAGAAACACGTAAAACTTTTGAGATTCGCGCCAAAGTTGTAGCCGGTATCCGCGCATTCTTAACAAATGAACGTTTCATGGAAGTAGAAACACCGATGATGCATGTCATTCCGGGTGGTGCTTCTGCAAAACCATTTGTGACTCATCATAATGCGTTAGACATGGAACTTTATTTGCGTATTGCTCCTGAGTTGTATTTAAAACGCTTGGTTGTAGGTGGTTTTGAGCGTGTGTTTGAAATTAACCGTAACTTCCGTAATGAAGGGGTTTCAACACGTCATAACCCTGAATTTACCATGATTGAGTTTTATCAAGCTTATGCAGATTATAAAGACTTGATGGAACTTACGGAAAACATGCTTGAGAAATTAGCAATTGATATTTTAGGTACAACTGATGTGCCTTATGGCGAAGAAGTTTATAGCTTCAAAGGCCCATTTAAGAAGATTTCAATGTTTGATGCCATTCTTGAGCATAACCCTGATTTCACACCTGAAAATGTCAATGATCGTGAATTCTTGGCGAAATTTACTCAAGAGGTGTTGAAAGAGCAAGTGAAACCAGGTTTTGGTTTAGGTAAGTTGCAAACGATCGTATTTGAAGAAACGGTAGAAACCAAGTTACGTCAGCCAACATTCATCACTGAATATCCAGCTGAAACATCACCACTTGCGCGCCGTAATGATGAGAATCCACATATCACTGATCGTTTCGAGTTCTTTATTGGCGGTCGTGAGTTAGCGAATGGCTTCTCAGAGTTAAATGACCCAATTGATCAAGCTGAACGTTTCCAAGCTCAAGTTGCGGAAAAGGATGCGGGTGATGATGAAGCAATGCATTACGATGCGGACTTTATCGAAGCGCTTGAATACGGTTTACCTCCAACAGCGGGCGAAGGAATTGGTATTGACCGTTTGGTAATGCTATTTGCTAATGCACCAAGTATCCGTGATGTGTTGTTGTTCCCACATATGCGCCGTAAAGACTAA
- a CDS encoding capsule assembly Wzi family protein, whose product MFLKKSLYVALFASLASTTFAQGIVLNDENLRTDLNWLNQQGVIQISTSTWPMSGDEIKRALSQAQVTNKAQQKVIDSVVHALAADNATAKVGLHAGTDLKTVPQAFGDSQKSQYQAALEFNAGGENWDAKIRVNGEKDPLIDNGDDVNVEGSYIAGKLWNQWIIAGQIPTYWGPGHDGSLIRGDASRPVYGVTVQRAVQNAFETKWLSWIGPWQYQAFAGQLDDYEAIPDTKLIGLRFTARPFQALEIGASRAIQWGGDGRPESFSSLWDAMLGTRDNGGRGKPDPANQIAGFDARLFLQPLWDVPISLYTQFVGEDEAGGLPAKYLYLGGADFSSSYKNMPYQLYAEWADTRTNGEAKGISYNHHIYRDGYYQHGFPLGHAMGGDGQMYSVGGDIRFDTMNRLSGRVMYANVSQTQRVELNNAAFPKSDKIKGLDITWTHYVKPTIPLKVNGWVSDSDVNGSDGGVSVGVEIPLEKNMFRF is encoded by the coding sequence ATGTTTTTAAAAAAATCGCTCTATGTCGCATTATTTGCTTCTCTCGCTTCTACAACATTTGCACAAGGTATTGTGTTAAATGATGAAAACTTACGTACGGACTTGAATTGGTTAAACCAACAAGGTGTGATTCAGATCAGTACTTCAACTTGGCCAATGAGTGGAGATGAGATTAAACGCGCTTTATCACAAGCTCAAGTAACCAATAAAGCACAACAGAAAGTTATCGATTCTGTTGTGCATGCGCTTGCTGCTGACAATGCAACTGCTAAAGTTGGATTGCATGCGGGTACTGATCTTAAAACTGTGCCTCAAGCTTTTGGTGATAGTCAAAAGTCCCAATACCAAGCTGCTTTAGAGTTCAATGCAGGAGGTGAAAACTGGGATGCAAAAATCAGAGTGAATGGCGAAAAAGATCCTTTGATTGACAATGGAGATGATGTCAATGTTGAGGGATCATATATTGCAGGAAAGCTTTGGAATCAATGGATAATTGCTGGTCAAATTCCTACGTATTGGGGGCCAGGACATGATGGTAGCTTGATTCGTGGTGATGCCAGCCGTCCAGTTTACGGTGTTACGGTTCAACGTGCAGTACAAAATGCATTTGAAACAAAATGGTTGTCTTGGATTGGGCCATGGCAATATCAGGCCTTTGCAGGGCAATTAGATGACTATGAGGCAATTCCAGATACAAAGCTAATCGGTCTTCGATTCACAGCGCGTCCGTTCCAAGCTCTGGAAATTGGTGCTTCACGTGCAATCCAATGGGGTGGGGATGGGCGTCCTGAGAGCTTTAGTTCTTTATGGGATGCAATGTTAGGAACGAGAGATAACGGTGGTCGAGGTAAACCAGATCCTGCCAATCAGATTGCAGGCTTTGATGCTCGTTTGTTCTTACAACCGTTATGGGATGTGCCAATTAGCTTGTATACCCAATTTGTTGGCGAAGATGAAGCTGGTGGTTTACCTGCAAAATATCTGTATCTAGGTGGTGCTGATTTCTCATCAAGCTATAAAAATATGCCGTACCAGTTATATGCAGAATGGGCGGATACGCGTACTAATGGAGAGGCAAAAGGCATTTCCTATAATCATCATATTTACAGAGATGGCTACTACCAACATGGTTTCCCCTTAGGGCATGCTATGGGGGGGGATGGACAAATGTATTCCGTTGGTGGAGATATTCGTTTTGATACGATGAATCGTTTAAGTGGACGAGTGATGTATGCAAACGTTAGCCAAACACAGCGTGTAGAGTTAAATAATGCAGCATTCCCTAAATCAGATAAGATCAAAGGTTTAGATATCACTTGGACTCATTATGTCAAACCAACCATCCCATTAAAAGTAAATGGTTGGGTGAGTGACTCTGATGTGAATGGTAGTGATGGTGGTGTTTCTGTTGGTGTAGAAATCCCATTAGAGAAAAATATGTTCCGTTTCTAA
- the cysD gene encoding sulfate adenylyltransferase subunit CysD — MTENRLTHLKQLEAESIHIIREVAAEFENPVMLYSIGKDSAVMLHLALKAFYPAKLPFPLLHVDTGWKFKDMIAFRDNMAKTHGFDLIVHQNVEGREAGINPFDHGSSKYTDIMKTQGLKQALDKYQFDAAFGGARRDEEKSRAKERVYSFRDTKHRWDPKNQRPELWNLYNGKVNKGESIRVFPLSNWTELDIWQYIYLENIQIVPLYFSAVRPVVERSGTLIMVDDERMRLKEGEVPQMKSVRFRTLGCYPLTGAVESEADTLPEIIQEMLLATSSERQGRMIDHDEAGSMEKKKQEGYF, encoded by the coding sequence ATGACTGAGAATAGATTAACGCACCTCAAGCAACTTGAGGCTGAAAGTATTCATATCATTCGTGAAGTTGCGGCTGAATTTGAAAATCCTGTGATGCTTTACTCGATTGGTAAAGACTCAGCAGTGATGTTACATCTTGCACTTAAAGCATTTTATCCTGCGAAACTTCCATTTCCACTGTTACATGTGGATACGGGGTGGAAGTTTAAAGATATGATTGCGTTTCGCGATAATATGGCGAAAACACATGGTTTTGATCTGATCGTTCATCAAAATGTTGAAGGACGTGAGGCAGGTATCAATCCATTTGATCATGGTAGTTCTAAATATACAGACATCATGAAAACGCAAGGATTAAAACAAGCATTAGATAAATATCAGTTTGATGCTGCTTTTGGCGGTGCACGTCGAGATGAAGAGAAATCACGTGCAAAAGAGCGTGTTTATTCATTCCGTGATACGAAGCATCGCTGGGATCCGAAAAACCAACGTCCAGAGCTTTGGAATCTTTACAATGGTAAAGTGAACAAAGGTGAGAGTATTCGTGTATTCCCATTATCTAACTGGACTGAATTAGATATTTGGCAATATATCTACTTAGAAAATATTCAAATTGTTCCTCTTTATTTCTCTGCTGTACGTCCAGTGGTAGAGCGCAGTGGCACACTTATCATGGTGGATGATGAGCGTATGCGTTTGAAAGAAGGTGAAGTCCCACAAATGAAATCGGTACGTTTCCGTACATTAGGCTGTTATCCATTAACGGGTGCAGTTGAGTCTGAGGCGGATACATTACCTGAAATTATCCAAGAGATGCTTTTAGCGACGAGTTCTGAGCGTCAAGGTCGTATGATTGACCATGATGAAGCTGGCTCGATGGAAAAGAAAAAGCAGGAAGGTTACTTCTAA
- the cysN gene encoding sulfate adenylyltransferase subunit CysN, with the protein MSHQSDLISQDILAYLKQHENKDLLRFLTCGNVDDGKSTLIGRLLYDSKLIYEDQLQAVTRDSKKVGTTGEAPDLALLVDGLQAEREQGITIDVAYRYFSTEKRKFIIADTPGHEQYTRNMATGASTADLAIILIDARYGVQTQTRRHTFIASLLGIKNIVVAINKMDLVEFSAVRFNEIQVEYDAFVSQLGNRRPENIVFVPISALNGDNVVNPSANTPWYKGQTLMDILESVEIKRESNKHEFRFPVQYVNRPNLDFRGFAGTIALGEINVGDEIVALPSGKKSTVKEIVTFDGNLEKAGAGQAVTLTLNDEIDISRGNVLVRTGEQPLISRSVRASVVWMTEHPLVKGKLYNVKIGTQTVPAKVTEINFRVNVNTLEHSQVEELELNAIADVVIEFDAPVVFDQYQDSRYTGSFIFIDRLSNVTVGAGMVEAAVEWKAHSNPVTAEDRAARLGQKPAVIGVSAELIGQAQAIESLLIQQGIVAIAKANLTADQINLLRETGVVVITTTVDDTDTDITAETAEEAADQIVELVRL; encoded by the coding sequence ATGTCTCATCAATCAGATCTTATTAGTCAAGATATCTTGGCCTACCTAAAACAGCATGAAAATAAAGACCTCCTGCGCTTTTTAACGTGTGGTAACGTCGATGATGGTAAATCGACACTCATTGGTCGTTTGCTTTACGATTCAAAATTGATTTATGAGGATCAACTGCAAGCGGTTACACGTGATAGTAAAAAAGTGGGTACGACAGGAGAGGCGCCTGATTTAGCACTGCTTGTAGATGGTCTACAAGCAGAGCGTGAGCAAGGTATTACCATCGATGTAGCGTATCGTTATTTCTCGACTGAGAAACGTAAATTCATTATCGCAGATACACCGGGACATGAACAATATACCCGCAACATGGCTACAGGTGCTTCAACTGCTGACCTTGCGATTATCTTGATCGATGCGCGTTATGGTGTTCAAACACAGACGCGTCGTCATACATTTATTGCAAGTTTACTCGGTATTAAAAATATCGTTGTTGCGATTAATAAGATGGATCTGGTGGAGTTTTCAGCAGTACGCTTTAATGAAATTCAGGTTGAATACGATGCCTTTGTGAGCCAGCTAGGTAATCGCCGTCCAGAAAATATTGTATTCGTTCCTATCTCTGCCCTGAATGGCGATAACGTTGTAAATCCATCTGCAAATACGCCTTGGTATAAAGGGCAAACGCTAATGGATATTCTTGAGTCAGTGGAAATCAAACGTGAATCCAATAAACATGAATTCCGTTTCCCTGTTCAATATGTGAATCGTCCAAATCTTGATTTCCGTGGTTTTGCCGGCACGATCGCACTGGGTGAGATTAATGTTGGTGATGAAATTGTTGCACTTCCATCAGGGAAGAAATCAACAGTTAAAGAGATTGTGACTTTTGATGGCAATCTTGAAAAAGCAGGCGCTGGTCAAGCTGTTACCTTAACATTAAATGATGAAATTGATATTTCACGCGGTAATGTATTGGTCCGTACGGGTGAGCAACCGTTAATTTCTCGTAGTGTTCGTGCATCAGTGGTTTGGATGACTGAGCATCCTTTGGTTAAAGGTAAGCTTTACAACGTCAAAATCGGCACTCAAACTGTTCCGGCGAAAGTTACGGAAATTAACTTCCGTGTCAATGTGAATACACTTGAGCATAGTCAGGTTGAAGAGCTTGAGTTGAATGCAATTGCTGACGTTGTAATTGAGTTTGATGCGCCAGTAGTATTTGACCAATATCAGGACAGTCGTTACACAGGTTCATTTATCTTTATTGACCGTTTAAGCAACGTCACTGTTGGTGCAGGCATGGTTGAGGCAGCTGTTGAATGGAAGGCTCATAGCAATCCTGTGACTGCAGAAGATCGTGCGGCGCGTTTAGGTCAAAAACCTGCGGTGATTGGCGTTTCAGCAGAGTTGATTGGGCAGGCTCAAGCTATAGAAAGCCTACTAATCCAACAAGGTATCGTGGCAATTGCTAAAGCAAATTTAACTGCTGATCAAATTAATCTATTACGTGAAACAGGTGTGGTGGTGATTACTACGACTGTTGACGATACGGATACCGACATTACAGCTGAAACTGCTGAAGAAGCTGCTGACCAAATCGTGGAGTTGGTGCGTTTGTAA
- a CDS encoding ribosomal protein L7/L12 encodes MNLPHKIPPEALQMLRDGQLIHAIKITREQTGLGLKESKDLIDQYLNDHPQEQTRIQEQLTQRSRSGLKVFVVIFLILVILIWFVMQ; translated from the coding sequence ATGAACTTACCTCATAAAATTCCGCCAGAAGCGCTGCAAATGCTGCGCGATGGGCAATTAATACACGCGATTAAGATCACTCGTGAGCAAACTGGACTGGGGTTAAAAGAATCCAAAGATCTTATTGATCAATATCTAAATGATCATCCCCAAGAACAAACTAGAATTCAGGAACAATTAACTCAGCGTAGTCGAAGTGGATTAAAAGTTTTTGTTGTGATTTTTCTGATACTGGTCATTTTGATTTGGTTTGTAATGCAATAA
- a CDS encoding hemolysin family protein, whose amino-acid sequence MSLVQNIIIIAMLIIAAGFLSLTEIALAGARKVKLKILAESGEHRAQKVLDLQEQSADFFAASQIGLNAVAILGGILGEAAFRPFFVDLIGRFYTGAWLETIGFALSFTFVTSLFILFADLMPKRLAMIAPEKIAISVIDPIQIFIKICKPLAWGINAIANLLFRLFKVNTTRDDNITFDDISAVMDAGAQAGVLQKQEHHFIENVFELEERTVPSSMTTRENVVYFTLKENESSIRQKLAEYPYSKFLVCNEHIDQVIGYVDTKDILVRILNNQSLLQLNESTIRNVLIIPDTLTLSELLDRFRSTKEKFAVVINEYALVVGVITLSDIMITVMGDWVTPMEEDQQIIKRDNHSWLIDGSTPIEDVKHVLEIEEFPENENYETIAGFIMYRLRKIPRPADAVEYAGFKFEVVDIDHYKIDQLLVTQILSNQENDNLPIKEE is encoded by the coding sequence GTGAGTCTCGTTCAAAATATCATTATCATCGCAATGCTGATTATTGCAGCTGGTTTTTTATCCCTCACTGAAATTGCACTTGCAGGTGCACGAAAAGTTAAACTTAAAATTTTAGCTGAATCAGGTGAACATCGCGCTCAAAAAGTACTAGATCTACAAGAGCAATCCGCAGACTTTTTTGCTGCCTCTCAAATTGGATTAAATGCGGTTGCTATTTTAGGTGGTATTTTAGGTGAAGCCGCTTTTCGTCCTTTTTTCGTAGATTTGATTGGTCGTTTTTATACAGGTGCATGGTTAGAAACCATAGGTTTTGCACTTTCTTTCACCTTTGTAACCTCACTATTTATTTTATTTGCCGACCTAATGCCAAAACGCTTGGCAATGATTGCTCCAGAAAAAATTGCAATTAGCGTGATTGACCCTATACAAATTTTCATCAAAATTTGTAAGCCTTTAGCTTGGGGTATTAATGCGATTGCGAACCTATTGTTTAGATTATTTAAAGTGAATACCACACGTGATGACAATATCACTTTCGATGATATCTCTGCTGTCATGGATGCAGGTGCTCAAGCAGGCGTTTTACAAAAGCAAGAACATCATTTCATTGAAAATGTATTTGAACTCGAAGAACGTACTGTACCCTCGAGTATGACCACACGTGAAAATGTTGTGTACTTTACACTCAAAGAAAATGAGAGCAGTATTCGCCAAAAATTAGCAGAATACCCTTATTCAAAATTTTTAGTATGTAATGAACACATTGATCAAGTCATTGGTTATGTTGATACTAAAGACATTCTTGTTCGTATTTTAAACAATCAATCCTTACTTCAGTTAAATGAATCAACGATTCGTAATGTTCTGATTATTCCAGATACACTCACTCTTTCTGAGCTACTTGATCGTTTCCGCTCGACTAAAGAAAAGTTTGCAGTCGTTATCAATGAATATGCATTGGTTGTGGGTGTTATTACGCTCAGCGATATCATGATTACCGTCATGGGTGATTGGGTTACACCTATGGAGGAAGACCAGCAAATTATTAAGCGCGATAACCATTCGTGGTTAATCGATGGAAGCACACCAATCGAAGATGTGAAACATGTCTTAGAGATAGAGGAGTTTCCCGAAAACGAGAACTATGAAACGATCGCAGGCTTTATTATGTACCGTCTTCGTAAAATCCCTCGCCCTGCAGATGCGGTCGAATATGCAGGCTTTAAATTTGAAGTCGTTGACATTGACCATTACAAAATTGACCAGCTGCTTGTCACGCAAATTCTCTCAAACCAAGAGAATGACAATCTCCCAATAAAAGAAGAATAA